A single region of the Raphanus sativus cultivar WK10039 chromosome 1, ASM80110v3, whole genome shotgun sequence genome encodes:
- the LOC130499933 gene encoding cell division control protein 6 homolog: MPTIAGSEKSKSIETPRKRKLRSEEANHLSKDTTPTPKKLKSRRRIAVSNLRTPEKEVKKDSNENLAVDNLSDCLDSESNWNPRDEEQMRAVKEALHVSKTPSTIVCREDEQRRIF; the protein is encoded by the exons ATGCCTACCATCGCCGGATCGGAGAAATCGAAGAGCATCGAGACTCCTCGGAAGAGAAAGCTGAGATCGGAGGAAGCCAATCACTTGTCCAAGGACACAACCCCTACGCCGAAGAAACTGAAATCTCGTCGACGAATTGCTGTTTCAAATCTCAGAACGCCAGAAAAg GAAGTTAAGAAAGACTCTAATGAAAACTTGGCAGTGGATAACTTATCCGATTGTTTAGACTCTGAATCTAACTGGAACCCTCGAG ATGAGGAGCAAATGAGAGCTGTGAAAGAGGCATTGCATGTATCTAAAACACCGTCGACAATTGTTTGCCGTGAAGATGAACAGAGACGCATTTTCTAG